From Palaemon carinicauda isolate YSFRI2023 chromosome 29, ASM3689809v2, whole genome shotgun sequence, one genomic window encodes:
- the LOC137622836 gene encoding SET and MYND domain-containing protein 4-like, translating into MEKSMQDSVPTLVSYLISLADINPSWHCKNDVNEKPHLNTFSNLLGHEYSTTKNFEIQRSNNPEKSLFHEMSNPTACGSLKIEYSPAFGRYLVASRDIDAGDVVFREKPLVLAPKAGTGPTCMRCLKFIEDAWEGCDGCGAPVCSSMCPADGHSAEECKIVSRLGLKEKKDISLVKMLNVLLTPLRTLLLMENDVAVAEILAALQSNKEVRRNLHIGHYIEEHIVATLQKSLEIDVKSDVVHHICGVFDTNAFEISVDDCSRGRALFPLGAIMNHSCLPNTQHWFRDGLLIVRAVKDIMAGESITNTYTPMLLGTRARAAHLAATKLFRCACKRCIDPMELGSHVSSISCRSCKNNEGFMVPPEDNLNEWRCRECGNRMPGVAVDTMIRAASSTRSRVPLHDLEALRITSDHLKMMLGKRHYITLEIRYALLNAIMKQPLRDIKDEDLNTAVEISGQLLEMASFIDPGFSRFRGLLLLSRIQASTEQLMRNCDKGSLCNGILHKPEVGKIKKEEDKEKETIEMHEMTPRQKAQMLLREAAECEFILQYDPKMEEALTATNRLRSFLNDS; encoded by the exons ATGGAAAAGAGCATGCAAGACTCCGTGCCCACCCTGGTCTCTTACCTAATCTCCCTGGCAGACATAAACCCTTCGTGGCATTGCAAAAATGACGTAAACGAGAAGCCCCACTTGAATACCTTTTCTAACCTGCTTGGCCATGAGTACAGCACAACAAAAAACTTTGAGATCCAGAGATCGAACAACCCCGAAAAATCCCTTTTCCACGAGATGTCCAACCCAACCGCCTGTGGTTCACTAAAGATTGAATATAGCCCGGCCTTTGGTCGGTACCTTGTGGCCTCCAGAGACATTGATGCGGGAGATGTAGTGTTTAGAGAGAAGCCTCTGGTCCTAGCGCCCAAAGCCGGCACTGGCCCAACGTGCATGAGGTGTCTTAAGTTTATTGAAGATGCCTGGGAGGGGTGTGATGGATGTGGAGCGCCCGTGTGCTCGTCCATGTGTCCAGCTGATGGGCACTCTGCTGAAGAGTGTAAAATTGTGTCCCGTCTGGGGCTTAAAGAAAAGAAAGACATTTCTCTTGTCAAAATGCTGAATGTTTTACTGACCCCGTTGAGGACGCTCTTGTTGATGGAGAATGATGTAGCTGTTGCTGAAATCCTGGCTGCCCTGCAGAGTAACAAggaagtgaggaggaacctccacATAGGCCATTACATAGAAGAACACATCGTGGCAACCCTGCAGAAAAGCCTGGAGATTGACGTCAAGTCTGATGTCGTACACCACATATGCGGCGTGTTCGACACCAACGCCTTCGAGATCAGCGTTGATGACTGCAGTCGAGGCAGGGCATTGTTTCCCCTAGGAGCCATCATGAACCATTCCTGCCTACCCAACACTCAGCACTGGTTCAGAGATGGCTTGCTGATTGTGAGGGCCGTCAAGGACATAATGGCTGGGGAATCCATAACCAACACATACACTCCAATGCTCTTAGGCACGAGAGCTCGCGCAGCTCACTTGGCTGCCACAAAACTCTTCAGATGCGCATGCAAGCGTTGCATTGACCCGATGGAGTTAGGAAGCCACGTCAGTTCCATCTCATGCCGAAGCTGTAAGAACAACGAGGGCTTCATGGTCCCGCCGGAAGATAACCTGAACGAGTGGCGGTGCCGGGAGTGCGGGAACCGGATGCCAGGCGTGGCCGTGGATACGATGATCAGGGCGGCCAGCTCCACCAGGAGTCGCGTGCCACTCCATGACCTGGAGGCTCTTCGCATCACTTCTGATCACCTCAAAATGATGCTGGGAAAGAGGCACTACATCACTCTGGAAATTAGATACGCGCTGTTGAACGCCATCATGAAGCAACCGCTTCGAG ATATTAAGGACGAAGACCTTAATACAGCCGTCGAAATCTCTGGCCAGCTTCTTGAAATGGCATCTTTCATCGACCCTGGGTTTTCTCGGTTCAGAG gGCTGTTACTATTATCGAGGATACAGGCCTCCACAGAGCAATTGATGAGAAATTGCGATAAAGGTTCATTGTGCAACGGAATTTTACACAAACCAGAAGTTGGTAAAATCAAgaaagaagaagataaagaaaagGAGACGATCGAGATGCATGAAATGACCCCACGCCAAAAAGCTCAG ATGCTTTTGAGAGAGGCCGCCGAGTGCGAGTTCATTCTACAGTACGACCCCAAGATGGAGGAAGCCCTCACAGCCACTAACAGATTGCGCAGCTTCCTAAACGATTCTTGA